One genomic region from Bacillota bacterium encodes:
- a CDS encoding ASKHA domain-containing protein, with amino-acid sequence MTGDYEVQFQPAGRKCRAKAGMTIRDVAMEGGIGFLLPGITSPCGGRGLCGRCRVRVVEGIAGPVTEAERKALSPGQISDGWRLACMARVKGNLEVEVPPESLEGKQSLQVEGLEVEIVLEPPIHRYRVKVPSASLEDPLSDGQRVARAMGGYQVSVTGDLEALRRLPGDLRNGKWEGEVSVRGGEMIGFWPGTETPRCLGLAVDLGTTKVAGYLVDLGTGDLLASAGLMNPQIPYGEDVMSRLTYALEGREKAARIHRAAVDAIGQLGRDLSAQVGLEPGNIEETVVVGNPAMHHLFLDLPVRQMALSPYVPAASEAIDVKSRELGLPSAPGSYVHVLPVVAGFVGGDHVAMVLAPRIHQRQGVILGFDIGTNTEIVLSRDGRMTSNSCASGPAFEGAHILHGTRALSGAIDSVKVDANGVCTYTTIEGAPAMGICGSGILDAVAQLYAAGVLDWKGTMVRDHPLVTVTGSGAEYVLVPEDQTAGGRPIVVTQKDVREIQLAKSAIASGMKALLEAEGVGYSDIDEIIIAGAFGTHIAVDSAVAIGMFPDIPRERFRQVGNAAGTGARMCLASLSERETAREIARSIRYMELMAFPGFNDMFVNELGFPVS; translated from the coding sequence GTGACTGGCGACTACGAGGTTCAGTTCCAGCCCGCGGGGAGAAAGTGCAGGGCGAAGGCAGGAATGACCATCCGCGACGTCGCTATGGAGGGCGGGATAGGCTTCCTCTTGCCTGGTATCACGTCCCCCTGCGGGGGAAGGGGCCTTTGCGGCCGCTGCAGGGTGCGGGTGGTCGAAGGCATCGCGGGCCCTGTGACGGAGGCCGAGAGGAAGGCGCTCTCGCCCGGACAGATCAGCGACGGGTGGCGACTGGCCTGCATGGCCCGGGTTAAGGGCAACCTGGAGGTGGAGGTGCCCCCGGAGTCCCTGGAGGGCAAGCAGAGCCTTCAGGTGGAGGGCCTGGAGGTGGAGATAGTCCTGGAGCCGCCCATCCACCGGTACCGGGTGAAGGTCCCCAGCGCAAGCCTGGAGGATCCCCTCTCTGATGGCCAGCGAGTAGCCCGCGCCATGGGAGGCTACCAGGTCTCGGTAACCGGTGACCTGGAGGCCCTGCGCCGGCTGCCAGGGGACCTTCGCAATGGGAAGTGGGAAGGGGAGGTAAGCGTCCGGGGCGGGGAGATGATAGGCTTCTGGCCGGGGACGGAAACTCCCAGGTGCCTTGGCCTTGCCGTGGACCTTGGGACCACCAAGGTGGCGGGCTACCTGGTGGACCTCGGAACGGGTGACCTCCTGGCAAGCGCTGGACTCATGAACCCGCAGATTCCCTACGGCGAGGACGTAATGTCCCGGCTGACATATGCCTTGGAGGGCCGGGAGAAGGCCGCCAGGATCCACAGGGCCGCCGTGGACGCCATAGGCCAGCTCGGGAGGGATCTCAGTGCCCAGGTTGGCCTGGAACCGGGGAACATCGAGGAGACGGTGGTGGTGGGGAATCCCGCCATGCACCACCTGTTCCTGGACCTTCCCGTAAGGCAGATGGCTCTGAGCCCCTACGTACCGGCTGCCTCGGAGGCAATTGACGTGAAGTCCAGGGAACTGGGGCTTCCCTCTGCGCCTGGGTCCTACGTTCACGTGCTGCCGGTGGTAGCTGGCTTCGTGGGCGGGGATCATGTGGCCATGGTGCTGGCACCCCGGATCCACCAGCGCCAAGGGGTTATCCTAGGTTTCGATATTGGGACCAACACTGAGATAGTGCTGAGCCGGGATGGCCGGATGACCTCGAACTCCTGCGCCTCAGGTCCCGCATTCGAGGGCGCTCACATCCTCCATGGCACACGGGCGCTGTCTGGCGCCATTGACAGTGTTAAAGTGGACGCTAATGGCGTGTGCACCTACACCACCATTGAAGGCGCTCCCGCCATGGGCATCTGCGGGTCGGGGATCCTCGATGCGGTGGCCCAGCTCTATGCGGCGGGGGTTCTGGACTGGAAGGGCACAATGGTGAGGGATCATCCCCTGGTGACAGTGACGGGCAGCGGGGCCGAGTACGTGCTGGTTCCAGAGGACCAGACAGCCGGGGGCAGGCCCATCGTGGTGACTCAGAAGGACGTCAGGGAGATACAGCTGGCCAAGAGTGCCATTGCCTCCGGGATGAAGGCGCTCCTTGAGGCGGAAGGGGTGGGGTACAGCGACATAGACGAGATCATCATAGCCGGTGCCTTCGGCACCCACATAGCCGTGGATAGCGCAGTTGCCATCGGCATGTTCCCGGATATTCCCCGGGAGCGTTTCAGGCAGGTGGGAAACGCCGCGGGGACAGGAGCCAGGATGTGCCTGGCCTCCTTGAGCGAGCGGGAGACTGCCAGGGAGATAGCCCGCTCAATAAGGTATATGGAGCTGATGGCATTTCCTGGATTCAATGACATGTTCGTAAACGAGCTGGGCTTCCCTGTGTCCTAA
- a CDS encoding S-layer homology domain-containing protein has protein sequence MRRTWWALALILVLCIGPAAGASDVLLGDTRGHWAEYTILSMYRSGIITLPPDGQFRPNKPITRLDFTVYVARVLELTGGSPGDLPFTDKDKIPEEFRDKIAAAHAGGIIGGYPDGTFRPDAPITRAELGVIFGRGLIKLGVKAETRYFAIFEDAAAVPDWAYEASSAVKGGVILGRPGRFMVRFAPGDTTTRAEAVTMIQRFAQKRDELVPSIPREVKQPLKGAIVAGYFVNTDEAYESLLQHGQDIDLLIYCSYMIGLDGKLYGNDSPRTLAWAAENRKPLLVMFANHDLDGNHKIMSNPEIQEKAIEAIKVLMTHGYDGINVDFEYVPGSDRQAFSNFIRRLSMELRPMGYLVTVSAPAKTRENLESNWVGAFDYEYLGRFVDYLALMTYDQHWRGGPAGPIGSVPWINSVMDYATGLVPAGKILMGIPGYGYSWPVAGGSATAITAKRALELAAKKGVQINWDPVEMENHFRYIDDEGRERLVWFSTARSLDAKLNLAVDRGLGGMAMWRIGYEPPEYWDVIRRVLK, from the coding sequence TTGAGGAGAACCTGGTGGGCCCTAGCCCTGATCCTAGTGTTGTGCATTGGTCCCGCCGCTGGCGCCTCGGATGTGCTTTTGGGAGACACCCGCGGTCACTGGGCTGAGTACACCATCCTGAGCATGTACAGGAGCGGGATCATCACGCTCCCTCCTGACGGCCAGTTCCGGCCCAACAAACCCATCACGCGATTGGACTTCACCGTCTACGTAGCGAGGGTACTGGAACTGACAGGGGGATCCCCGGGGGATCTTCCCTTTACCGACAAGGACAAGATACCTGAGGAATTCCGGGACAAGATCGCGGCGGCGCACGCTGGCGGTATCATTGGGGGCTACCCCGACGGTACCTTCCGCCCCGACGCGCCCATAACCCGGGCGGAACTAGGGGTCATCTTCGGCCGGGGCCTAATCAAGCTGGGGGTCAAGGCCGAGACCCGCTACTTCGCTATCTTCGAGGATGCCGCGGCCGTTCCTGACTGGGCCTACGAGGCCTCCTCCGCGGTGAAGGGCGGGGTAATCCTGGGCAGGCCAGGAAGGTTCATGGTTCGCTTTGCGCCTGGGGACACCACCACCCGGGCCGAGGCGGTCACAATGATACAGCGCTTCGCCCAGAAACGCGACGAGCTGGTACCCTCGATCCCCAGGGAGGTCAAGCAACCGCTTAAGGGTGCCATTGTCGCAGGATACTTCGTGAATACCGATGAGGCATACGAGTCGCTGCTGCAGCACGGTCAAGACATAGACCTCCTGATATACTGCTCTTACATGATAGGGCTGGACGGGAAGCTCTACGGCAATGACAGCCCCCGCACCCTGGCGTGGGCAGCGGAGAACCGGAAGCCTCTCCTGGTCATGTTCGCCAACCACGACCTTGACGGCAACCACAAGATCATGTCTAACCCAGAGATCCAGGAGAAAGCCATTGAGGCCATCAAGGTTCTCATGACCCATGGTTATGACGGGATAAATGTGGACTTCGAGTACGTCCCTGGGTCAGACCGCCAGGCCTTCTCCAACTTCATCAGGCGGTTGTCCATGGAACTGAGGCCCATGGGCTACCTGGTGACCGTATCCGCCCCGGCTAAAACCCGGGAGAACCTGGAGTCCAACTGGGTGGGGGCCTTTGACTATGAGTACCTGGGCCGGTTCGTGGACTACTTGGCCTTGATGACCTATGACCAGCACTGGCGAGGGGGCCCTGCTGGCCCCATAGGCTCCGTGCCGTGGATTAACTCGGTGATGGACTACGCCACAGGATTGGTGCCTGCAGGGAAGATCCTCATGGGGATACCCGGTTATGGCTACTCATGGCCCGTGGCAGGGGGGTCGGCCACCGCCATTACGGCAAAGCGAGCCCTGGAACTGGCGGCCAAGAAGGGTGTCCAGATCAACTGGGACCCTGTGGAGATGGAGAACCACTTCCGCTACATAGACGACGAGGGCAGGGAACGCCTTGTGTGGTTCAGCACCGCCCGGAGCCTGGATGCCAAGCTCAACCTCGCCGTTGACCGGGGCCTCGGGGGAATGGCCATGTGGCGGATCGGGTATGAACCCCCGGAGTACTGGGATGTAATCCGCAGGGTTCTGAAGTAG
- a CDS encoding DUF255 domain-containing protein has protein sequence MSEFRFSPRANRAHEIGWRPWDNAAFKEAKDQGKPVLLAISGVWCHWCHVMDETSYSDPGIIATVNSRFVPVRVDTDMRPDVNERYNLGGWPTTAVLDGEGNLIAGGTYVPPKTMLPWLRKVASSYKGPGQRISTGDGDLAVDDVPGPSQVSQVYDRVISVTRASYDREHHGFGREPKFPMVFALELCLDDWLAHGSEESREILVNTLRAMASGGMYDHVEGGFFRYSTTRDWSIPHFEKMLDDNSALLGLLARTCRALGGADMEKWARDVLRYLEANFYTPGTGWAGTQDADEEYYSRGLQERTSMNAPYIDRIIYVNWNAQMAKALLEASWALDDQHMGSLALDTLDVLLKDAYLATGGMAHYLDGSPELWGRLQDAAWMGWALCKAYQATGREAYLDASKNLATFVLERLRAPGGGFYDTAPDPEAPGALAIPHWSLDDNAIAGRWLKEIGQVTEETHYSEAAFSVVGPGIKLYERLGPHAAAFALLCTDLVRPWTVIDLTPGASRELLNAALSAPGEQRVTRPDRPGLGTGGKAMAYVCLGQRCLEPTADPQTLSRQLLSE, from the coding sequence ATGAGCGAGTTCCGTTTCTCTCCCAGAGCCAACAGGGCCCACGAGATAGGCTGGCGCCCCTGGGATAATGCTGCTTTCAAGGAAGCCAAGGACCAGGGCAAGCCAGTGCTCCTGGCCATCAGCGGCGTGTGGTGCCACTGGTGTCACGTCATGGATGAAACCTCCTACTCCGACCCAGGGATCATTGCCACGGTGAACAGCCGCTTCGTCCCCGTGAGGGTTGACACGGACATGCGACCCGACGTAAACGAACGCTACAACCTAGGGGGGTGGCCTACCACTGCGGTACTGGACGGGGAGGGAAATCTAATAGCGGGGGGCACCTATGTGCCACCCAAGACAATGCTGCCATGGCTTAGGAAGGTAGCCTCCTCGTACAAGGGCCCTGGCCAGCGGATTTCAACGGGCGATGGAGACCTGGCGGTGGATGACGTGCCCGGACCTTCCCAGGTGTCTCAGGTCTATGACAGGGTAATCAGCGTTACCCGCGCCTCCTATGACCGCGAGCACCACGGCTTCGGCCGCGAACCCAAGTTCCCCATGGTCTTCGCACTGGAGCTCTGCTTGGACGACTGGCTCGCACACGGAAGCGAGGAATCCAGGGAGATCCTGGTGAACACCCTCAGGGCAATGGCGTCGGGTGGGATGTATGACCATGTGGAGGGTGGCTTCTTCCGTTACTCGACCACCCGTGACTGGAGCATCCCCCACTTCGAAAAGATGCTGGACGACAACTCGGCGCTTCTAGGCCTCCTGGCCCGGACCTGCAGGGCACTGGGGGGCGCGGACATGGAGAAGTGGGCCCGGGACGTCCTCCGTTACCTTGAGGCCAATTTCTACACACCCGGGACGGGTTGGGCTGGAACCCAAGACGCCGATGAGGAGTACTACTCAAGAGGCCTGCAAGAGCGTACCTCCATGAACGCACCCTACATTGATCGCATCATCTACGTGAACTGGAACGCCCAGATGGCCAAGGCCCTTCTCGAGGCCTCCTGGGCCCTGGATGACCAGCATATGGGGTCCCTAGCCCTGGACACCCTGGATGTCCTGTTGAAGGACGCCTACTTGGCCACGGGTGGGATGGCGCACTACCTTGATGGGTCCCCCGAGCTCTGGGGCAGGCTTCAAGACGCTGCCTGGATGGGATGGGCCCTCTGCAAGGCCTACCAGGCCACAGGCAGGGAGGCCTACCTCGATGCCAGTAAGAATCTGGCAACATTCGTCCTGGAGAGGCTCAGGGCCCCTGGTGGCGGCTTCTACGATACCGCGCCAGACCCGGAGGCCCCGGGCGCCCTGGCGATACCCCACTGGTCCTTGGATGACAATGCCATCGCTGGCCGGTGGCTCAAAGAGATTGGGCAGGTAACGGAGGAGACACACTATAGTGAGGCCGCGTTCTCCGTGGTAGGGCCGGGGATAAAGCTCTACGAACGCCTGGGACCGCACGCGGCGGCCTTCGCCCTTCTCTGCACAGACTTGGTCCGACCGTGGACCGTGATCGACCTTACCCCCGGCGCCTCCAGGGAACTGCTTAACGCGGCCCTCTCTGCCCCGGGAGAACAGCGGGTCACCCGGCCCGACCGCCCGGGCCTCGGAACTGGCGGGAAAGCCATGGCCTACGTCTGCCTGGGCCAGCGCTGCCTTGAGCCGACCGCCGACCCCCAGACCCTCTCACGGCAACTGCTGTCTGAGTAA
- a CDS encoding saccharopine dehydrogenase C-terminal domain-containing protein, with the protein MKALLLGLGGVGTVIARTLAKTKRFEQIVLADLNEKHINALAAELGAGFSARRTDASSMADLTEATRGVDLVINATIPQFNYNVMDAAVANKLHYLDLASHGPIRLPGRITILEQIEKYDAKFKANDRAAFLCSGIDPGSSNIFARYLADQMDEVEEVLVRDADLSEIEGYDFAMGSFSPDVVIEECLQPYLNYENGEFVQGVALSDEDEFDFPAPIGRQKVYSVSHEEVGTIPRYLNKPIKTCNFKYALNSELVNVLKVLRLLGLDGTEPVEVRGVKVAPRDVVTALLPKPLELSGKLKGWLCVGTLVRGVKDGRKVARFMYSLESHEEAYRVAKAQGTSFQTGVPAALTADLFADGLIALRGAFPAEAIDPGSFVERLPEYGLHIYIEDRS; encoded by the coding sequence GTGAAAGCTCTGCTGTTGGGACTGGGCGGCGTGGGCACGGTGATCGCCAGGACCCTGGCCAAGACAAAAAGGTTTGAACAGATCGTCCTGGCCGATCTTAACGAAAAGCATATCAACGCTTTGGCAGCGGAATTGGGCGCTGGCTTTAGCGCCCGCCGGACTGACGCGAGCAGTATGGCCGACCTGACCGAGGCGACGCGAGGCGTCGACCTGGTGATCAATGCCACCATCCCCCAGTTCAATTACAACGTGATGGACGCGGCGGTGGCCAATAAGCTTCACTACCTGGACCTGGCTTCGCACGGCCCGATCCGGCTGCCGGGACGGATTACCATCCTGGAGCAGATCGAGAAGTATGACGCCAAGTTTAAGGCGAACGACCGGGCCGCTTTCCTCTGCAGCGGCATCGACCCGGGCAGTTCGAATATCTTCGCCCGCTACCTGGCCGACCAGATGGATGAGGTGGAAGAGGTGCTGGTCCGCGACGCGGACCTGAGCGAAATAGAGGGTTACGATTTCGCTATGGGTAGCTTTTCTCCCGATGTGGTGATCGAAGAGTGCCTGCAGCCTTACCTCAATTACGAGAACGGGGAGTTCGTCCAGGGGGTGGCCCTTTCCGATGAAGACGAATTTGACTTCCCCGCCCCGATCGGCCGGCAAAAGGTTTACTCAGTCTCGCACGAAGAGGTCGGCACTATCCCCCGTTACCTGAACAAGCCGATCAAAACCTGCAACTTCAAGTACGCGCTCAACAGTGAGCTGGTCAACGTGCTGAAGGTGTTGAGGCTGCTCGGGCTTGATGGCACCGAGCCGGTCGAAGTAAGGGGAGTGAAGGTAGCGCCACGTGACGTGGTCACCGCCCTGCTCCCCAAACCGCTTGAGCTAAGCGGCAAATTGAAGGGCTGGCTCTGCGTCGGCACGCTGGTCCGCGGGGTCAAGGACGGCAGGAAGGTGGCCAGGTTCATGTACTCGCTCGAGTCACACGAGGAAGCGTACAGGGTGGCTAAGGCCCAGGGCACCTCGTTCCAGACCGGGGTCCCTGCCGCGCTGACGGCCGATCTATTCGCCGACGGGTTGATTGCCCTGCGTGGGGCCTTCCCGGCGGAGGCGATCGATCCCGGGTCTTTCGTCGAGCGCCTGCCCGAGTACGGCTTGCACATCTATATCGAGGACCGGAGCTGA
- a CDS encoding type II toxin-antitoxin system VapC family toxin, whose product MKLIDTNIFIYASGKPHPFREKSQHVLKQVMLNPMGFNISSEILQEILHVYSNKNSMKKGIKLVETVLKIFPQVFPITTKEILTTGEVLEAHPRLNARDALHVAVVINYELEGIVSFDRHFDSVKEILRFEP is encoded by the coding sequence ATGAAGTTGATTGATACGAACATCTTCATTTACGCTTCCGGAAAACCTCATCCCTTTCGAGAAAAATCCCAGCATGTCTTGAAGCAAGTTATGTTGAATCCGATGGGTTTTAATATTAGCTCAGAAATACTCCAGGAAATCCTCCATGTTTATTCCAATAAGAACAGCATGAAGAAGGGAATCAAGTTGGTGGAAACGGTTTTGAAGATATTTCCACAGGTGTTCCCCATTACGACCAAAGAAATTCTAACAACAGGTGAGGTCCTAGAAGCGCATCCTAGATTGAATGCACGGGATGCTCTTCATGTCGCTGTAGTGATAAACTATGAGCTTGAAGGCATCGTGAGTTTTGACAGGCACTTTGACTCTGTCAAAGAGATTCTACGATTCGAACCTTAA